Genomic DNA from Carettochelys insculpta isolate YL-2023 chromosome 15, ASM3395843v1, whole genome shotgun sequence:
AAAAGAGAAATGGGCTTTGCCTCCTGAGAGAGTATGTATACAAAAAGGTTCAGCAGGAACAGAACATGCATTCTTGTTCTCTACCCAGCTAGTTCCTAGAAATAAGGGAAGAGGCTGGCTATTCCTCTACAGGAAATGGGGTCTGAGCACTGCATGATTCCATGTTtatggaagtttaaaaaaaatcctactaATAATCCAAGTAACTTCCCAAGATTGGAGGGGAGCAGCTGTTTCCTTCATGTGTAATACTTCCTTTCTGATCAAAAAGCAGTTGAGAAGGGACTGATGCTAAAACTAGACCCAGGTGATAGGATACAACATACTGCTTAGGTTGATGATCTACCTAATCAGatggacacccccacccccccaaccaacaaacaaacaaaaaaaaaaaaacctggcccATCTAAGTGATCTGGTCTTGCTCAGTATCTAGTATGCATTTGGCAGAGAGTCAGTGGCCTTTAGATCATGTACCGTAAACCCTTGCTTTAATGAACTAAtgcggggggggaagaggggtgtcTAATGCTAAAAGCCTGGTAAAAGCAAGGGTTTGCTTGTATATGCAtagcacccctgcccccaaaacacTGCAAAATAGGCTTcttaccagagctgctggagactTGTTGCATCCTGGGCTGCTGCCATgactggaggagccaccagcACCTCTGGAGTCTCTaccacagccagggctgccatATGCTCTTTTCACAGGGTGTGGGGCACATAGGCAAATGCCTTGTGCCCACATGTGCACCCAtccctgatgggaggagcacaCGGTGGCTCTTGCAGCCACTGTGGGAACAGCAGCCATggtagcagctcctccagctgcagcatggggTCTGCTGTTGTATGGCTcgtgcagctgcagccagagccccagctgtggcagctcctgcagctgtggcAATGTTTAGGTATTTTCTTTGTGGGATGGTGTGGGCTGGTGGATGAGGTGGACTTCGGAAACAACATGGGCCTGGTGGATGTCCCAAAGTCTCCTGAATCAGGATATGCTAAATTGGAGGCTTACTGTATGGCCTTGCAGTAATTTCCAAATCATCATGCTGAAATACTGTCTTGTTAAAAGCAAACTTGTCTAAAGTCTTGCTCATGTACACAAATTCTAGGACTCCATCCTTTTCCAGAGACTGCTTGTGACATTGGTAGAAGATCTCTGCTATACAGAAGAGTATTTGTCATAGTTCAGTACTCTAACTTTTAAACTCTTTCTTAGACTACTGGAAAGACAACTAGAGTGGAAAGCTGCAATGTAGTCACTGAAGAAGCATATCCAGAAATTGAAAACTTCTTTCCCTACAACCCACTGGGTGAGAACAGATACCAATGACACTTGTCTTAACCTCATGAGTAGCCTTAAAGATAGGGCTTGACTTTCAAGTTAACCTTGTTGCCCATAGCAGGGTTTTAGCCTGGCTGTTGTAGAGCCTTGGCTATTAAGGCTTATTAGAACAAGGGAGCCTTAGCAGAGATAGGAACTAGCTTGGAAGTGGTGATGCCCTTCAAGCAAGAGAATGAGATGTGGAAAACCCTGATGTTCTGATTCTATATCTTGTCACGAAAGATGTGATAAGAGCTCTACAGTGCCTATTCAATCTCTCAACCTTCAGTTGCTCGCTGAGGGTGGGGAGACAGGGGATTTTGAGTACTTGTACTAAAGTTTCTTTCAGGCTGAGCACTGAGTGGTGGGTCATGGCTCTTTCTAGAAAAACTAATGACATTTAAATATGAGAAATCTCCCAGGGATGCAGCATAACCAACCAATGTgcaaggagtggggatggggggcataACAGCtcccttaattttaaaataacattgtggGTTTAAATTGTTGTTGTAGGTGCTTGATTATTAAAACTCTTCCCAAATAACTCTAGGATTGAGAAACTTTAGTGCTTCCGTGAAGAAACCTTCAGTGTAACACGACCTTGGAAGAATATGCTCTTGTCTCAGGGTCtgtttgcccccaaaagcttatgctcatacatttgttagtctataaggtgccacaggacccctcattgcttttgcagatccagactaacactgctacccctctggtacttgtcaTCCTGGAGTGTTTGTCAAATGCCAAGCAGCCTAATAGGAAGGAATATGAACTTCTGACAGCTTTGTGTAATCGGGAGGCAAATGGATTTCAAAGACTCTGCCTGCATAATTCCATACGCTATTAAGTTTTTAGTACTTCCTATATTGAATTGGATAAATATACTTGGAGCACCTAGCTGCCTATGAACTTAATCTTTAAACACATTCCTAAGGGGACAGGCTTGACATGAACGGCAGTCTAGCAGGAAATCATGCAGCTCTATCAAACTTAAAATAAACTAATCTCTTTGAACAGACTTTGAGAGTTTTGACGTTCCTGAAGAACACAGACTAAGCCACATATCTCTTACTGGGGTTCCCCTATTAATACTTGACAAAAATATACCCAGCAGCTCTATAGACCTGGTCCCTTCACCTGTGAAGTTGTCACCAATTTCACTGGAATGTGGTAAGTAAAGCTTTGGCTGGATTGCAGTGTGACTATCTTGCTGATTTCTGGGCTGGTGATGGGAAGACACTCAGCCTATGAGTAATAATCCTTAAGTTACTGGGAGTTTAACTTTCTGAACCTAGTACTTTAGCACTGATAAAACTATTTCTGGGATACATGACCAGGCCAAGCCCTCTTGCAAATGAAAATGGCCAGATATTGTAACCCCTTAAAAACTGACTTAATTGCAGAGACTTCATTTAGTaaatgtttaataaaaaaaatctctgcctCTGCATGTTATACCTGTACCAGTGTAATCCTCTGACACAGCTAGATTAAGAATGCTACATTGATTCAAAGAGATGACTGGGTAGATGGGGAACAGCCATTTTGGTTGCTGTCAACTGTATTATCTGCTGGGCTATGCAAGCATAACAATGCTTTATATGCCACTAGAATCTTGCTGTATATATGCTACCTTATGGTAACCGAGCAATCTAACTTTCCTCAAATGAGGCATCTAGTTTTAAGTTTGCAGCTGTAGTCAAGCAGACTAGATTAATTTTGTGAATAGTTCTATTGCTAATTGAATGTTTTTAAGATCTAAATCCTTTAGCTGGTATTTAATTCTCTGGAATTAGCAACTTCTTAAAATAactaaactctgtagtgtaaggTGACTTCACAATATGAGGCTTCATGAAATTGACTTGTTCCCTTAACTCTTCCAGACCTGCTACAATCAGCTACCAACTTTCTCTCTACCTTGGATGAAATCATTGACCTGCCACCTTTgtattgtgatttttaaaaatgaactttgAAGCTTTTATTCTTAAGCATTAACTTTGAAGCTTTTGTATCTCAATAAAGAACTGGAATAACTTGCATTACCTAAGACTTGTATTTGATCTATGCAGAAACAATCCAGCCTACAGCAGAAGGATAGTCACCAGAAGCTAGGCGGTGGCAAAGTTAAACAAAGGACTGCAGCAAAACGACAATCTTGCTTGTTCAATAGAACAGTACCTGAAGTCTCATGAAACTAGGATTGTGTCTTGGCAAATGAGCTCCTTAGATAAAATCTCCACTGGAATTAACTTAAGCTTAATTCTTGGGTTGTGTTTTAGACTGCTTCTACTGCTTACACTGCCTAACCCAAaaaagatagatagatatataggcATTGAGATTGGAAGGCTAACTTCCTGTAGTGTTGGTCTTGAGCATCACAAAGCAATAGATGAGAGCTAGGAAACAGCAACTGAATTGCTTATAAATTCCAAGGGCGGATCAGGCCATGATCCGTCTAGTTCAGTAGCCTGCCTGAATAGTGATAAGCACTCTACTTTCTAGAAACATTGCAGTGAACAGATGCTGGATAACCTGTTACAGATCTGGTGTCAGCCTCAGGGTAGGTACCTGCTTAAGTTAATAGATAATTCTCATACTAAAGAACACTTCAGCTATAAATGTCCAATTACTTATCAAGTCCAGCTGAATGCTTGGCCTCTACTCTTACAAAACATTTCCTACTATCTTGTCAcatcttttttttctccttactGCTGCTTTAAGGAGCAGCTAGATTTTAATATAGCTTCCTTACCTATCTTTCAATCTTCTCCTACTTGCCTCATCAGTCTTATTACCCTTCTCTGAACCTAATTCTGCAGTTTTTGAGATGCTGTTGTCAGTAATCTTCCAGCAGATAGTAAACAGTTACTTCTCCCTCTTTATATAGAAAACTAACTTGTAAACCAAGCACATTAAAATCAAATGAAAGATGGACTCTGAGCTTTAAGCAAAGGCTGTGAGTACTACTAATCAGTATAGACTACACTAGCCAGTGAGGAGTTGGGGG
This window encodes:
- the PTTG1 gene encoding securin — translated: MTTPLVFIDKENEGDVTTATKDRLRASSVSSKVLSERSRTQTPIVGKTVNANSATSKSFRKALGNVNRTPGIPNKKEMLKEKWALPPERTTGKTTRVESCNVVTEEAYPEIENFFPYNPLDFESFDVPEEHRLSHISLTGVPLLILDKNIPSSSIDLVPSPVKLSPISLECDLLQSATNFLSTLDEIIDLPPLYCDF